Genomic DNA from Acidimicrobiales bacterium:
CCCACTCGCCCAGGTCGTGTCGCCGCCACTGAGCGAGCTCATCACGCACATCAACAGTTACAGCAACAACTTTGGGGCGGAGATCCTGCTCAAACACATCGGGCGCGATCAGCGTGGGATCGGCAGCACCGCCAACGGGGCTGCGGCCATGATGACCTTCCTCACCGAGCAGGGCTTCGACATGAACGGGGTCAATCTGCTCGACGGCTCGGGCTTGAGCGAGGAGACCACCCTCACGTGTCAGCTCCTCACCGATGTACTGCTCGCCGCCGGACCGAGCTCGCCCTTCGCGCAGAGCATGTCGATCGGTGGGGTCCGAGGCAGTTTGATCGGGCGCCACGTTGCCACCGCTGCGACCGGGCAGGTGTTTGCCAAGACCGGCACACTCAACGACGTCACGGCACTCTCCGGATATGTGTATTCGCCGGTCGAGGCCGGTACGACGCTCACCTTCGCCTATGTGGTCAATGGTGAACTCGCGGGTCAGGACGAGCGCATTCGTGGACTCCAGGAACCGTTCGTCGAGCAGCTCGCCACCTATCCAGCGGGACCGAGTCGAGATCAGCTCTCCCCGCTCGCCCCAGTGGTCAATCCACTGCCCGAAGCGGCAGCGGGCGACTCGTCCGACGACACGACCGGCTGAGCTGGTGATGAGCAGCCGACTCCCACAGTTCCCCCTGGGGTCCGTCCTGCTGCCCACCATGCTCCTTCCGCTGCACGTGTTCGAGCCCCGATACCGTCGGCTCGTCGCCGATGTGGGCGATGACGGCCAGTTCGGGGTGGTCCTGATCGAGCGGGGGAGCGAGGTCGGCGTCGGTGGCGAGAACGTTCGCGCCTCGATCGGTGTCGTTGCGAAGATCCTGCGTCGGGAGACGCTCGCCGACGGTCGTTCGACGATGCTGTGCGTTGGCACCGACCGGTTCCGCGTGACCACGTGGCTCGACGACGATCCGTATCCGATCGCCGAGATCGAGTGGCTTCCCGATCTCGAGGGTGCGCCGTGCAGCGACGATGCCGTCGCCACGATGTACGAGAACTTCCATCTGTGCCGGTCCGTTTTCGAACGTCACGGCATCAACACCGGGCCGGCGCCCTCGTTCGACCCTGACCCCGCCGTGGCGTCGTTCGAAGTTGCCGCACTGTCGCCGCTCGGCGAACTCGACCGCTACAACCTCCTCCGGGTCCGCTCGGCGAGCGAGCGAGTTGCACTCCTCGGCGAGCAACTCGAAGCAAGCGCCGCCACGCTCGAGTTCCGTCTGAGCTCCTGACCGGAGCGACAAAGGCCGCCGCGATCCCCCGGCACTCAGGCCGAACGCGCCTACACTCCTGCCTGCAAACGGTGTGGGACAGAAAGCGAGGCCGTTCGTGGCCAAGGCAAACCCGCTCGATGGGGCGAAGGAAATACAGGCAATGCTGGTTGGCTACGCCAAGCAGGAGACGGTCGATCCGCTCAAGACGCTCGGCAAGTTCATCGGGCTGGGTCTTGCCGGCGGGGTGTTCGTGTTCCTGGGCGTGTTCTTCTTGAGCATGGGCATGCTGCGTCTCCTGCAGCAGGTCTTCGAGGGAGGAAGCTTCGCCTCACTGCTGCCCTACGTCGTCACCGTGGTGGTATTGCTCGCCGCCATTGGCATCATCTTCAGCCTCTTCAGCCGTTCGAAGAAACGAGTGCTCTCATGACCGACTCGACCAAGATCTCACCCGCCGACATCGAGGCGAAGTTCCGCGACATCGCCGACCAGGTCGACACGGTGGCGAACGACTCGAAGAAGAAGGCAGCCGTTGCTGGCACCGTCTTCGCCGTGCTCCTGATGCTGTTGATCTACATTCTCGGAAAGCGCAACGGCAAGCGTCAGAGCACCGTCGTCGAGATTCGGCGGCTCTGATCATGTTCCGCAAGCTTCTCGTGTGGGGCGTCCGTCGGTCATTCGCCGGTCCGGGCAAGCCGTGGCTGGTCTCGTCCGGCGCCTTCATGGCGATGCGCATGTTCAAGTCGGTGTCGACCAAGGCCGAGGTGATCGACCTGTCGAACTCCAAGCCTGGCGACAAGATCGTGATCGAGCATCTCGACATCACCCACGCTCAGCAGATCAAACAGATCAAGGCGGCGAAGAAGGCCGAGAAGCGCGCCGCCAAAGACGCGAAACGACTCGCCCGAAAGGGTTGAGGGCGTCGCGAGGTCTCTAGGATCGGCAGCCGTGAGAATTCTGCTGCGCAATCCAAGCCGTGAGATCGAGCTCGACGGACCCATGTCGGTCGTCAAGCTGCTCCGTCAACTCGAAGTGCAGCGCGAGTCGGTGCTCGTCATCCGCGAGGGCACCCTGGTGCCGGGTGATGCCGTCTTGGCCGATACCGACACCGTCGAGATTCGCCCCGTCATCTCCGGCGGCAGCGTATGAAATGCCGGGTCTGCCGCGGCCCGGCGATCATCGACCTCCGTCGTCACAATGCGAACTTCTGCGGTGAGCACTTCATCAAGTTCTGCCATGACCAGGTCGCCAAGGCGATCAAGGACTTCTCGATGTGTGAGCCCGACGACCGCCTGCTGGTCGCCGTATCGGGCGGCAAGGACTCCCTCGCGGTCTGGGACATGCTGACCGCCATGGGCTACGAAGCCGACGGCCTCTACATCGGACTCGGGATTGGCGAGTACTCCGATGTGTCCGGCCACTACGTCCGCCAGTTTGCCGAGGAGCGCCAGCTTCGGCTCATCGAGATCGACCTGCGCGACGCCTATGGCTACGACGTGCCCACGGCGGCCGCCGTCACCAAGCGGGTGCCGTGCTCGGCCTGTGGGTTGTCCAAGCGACACCTCTTCGACGCTGCGGCGGTCGACGGCGGCTACGACGCCGTCGTCACCGGGCACAACCTCGACGACGAGGCGGCGGTGCTCTACGGCAACGTGATGCGATGGCAGACCCCCTATCTCGCCCGGCAACGACCGGTCCTTGCCGCCCGGAAGGGTTTCCCTCGCAAGATCAAACCCTTGGTCCGGCTGGGCGAGCGTGAAATGGCGGCGTACTGCGTCATTCGGGGGATCGACTATCAGGTCGAGGAATGCCCGATGGCGGCGGGCAACAAGCACCTCCACTACAAAGAGATCCTGAACACCCAAGAAGCCGCATCCCCGGGCTCCAAGGCGGCGTTCTACTTCGGGTTCCTCCGCGACGCCGTCGACCGGTTCGACGACGATCCAGCCGATCACAGCCTCGGCACCTGCGAGCGGTGTGGCTCGCCTGCCAGCTCCGAGGTGTGTTCGTTCTGCCGTCTCGTGGAGCGCACCGAAGGTGCGGCGCCCGTTCCCGTCGACATGCCGAAGGTCAAGGCGGCCGGTGTCCCGGCAGCGACAATCGACCCCACACCGAGCGATCCCGTACTCAGCGATCCAACAGCCAGCGATGGAGTCCCGACATGACCGCACGATCGAACGAACTGTCGGTCGGTGAACTGGTGTTGATCATCGACAATCGAGATCGCCGGCACCTCATCACCCTTGCGGCTGATGGCGCCTTCCACTCCCACGCGGGCGTGCTCGACCACTCGAAGATGCTCGGTCAGCCCGAGGGCTGCGAGGTCGCGACCACCAAGGGGCAGAAGTTCCGGGTGTTTCGGCCGACGCTCGAGGAGTTCATCCTGTCGATGCCTCGCGGCGCTCAGGTGATCTATCCGAAGGATCTCGGGCCGATGATGATGCTTGCCGACATCGCACCCGGCATGAAGGTCTTCGAGTCGGGTATCGGTTCCGGTGCGCTGTCGATGACCCTGTTGCGGGCCGGTGCCGACATCGTCGGCTACGAGCTGCGTGAGGACTTCGCCGCCCGAGCCAAGAAGAACGTCGAGACGTTTCTCGGGCCCGAGGTGCTCGATCGATATCAGATCGAGATCCGGTCGGCCTACGAGTCGATCGACGGCAACGATTTCGATCGAGTCATGCTCGATCTGCCCGAACCGTGGCAGGTCGTGCCGCACGCCGAGATGGCGTTGAAGCCGGGTGGGGTGTTCATGGCGTACACCCCTTCCATCACGCAGGCGTCACGGCTGCGGGAGGCGTTGGCCCACACGCGCTTCACCGAGATGAAGACGCTCGAGGTCCTGAATCGAGGCTGGCACATCGAGGGCCAGGCGGTCCGGCCCGATCACCGCATGGTGGCGCACACGGCGTTTCTCACCCGGGCTCGGTTGTTGGCCCCGACCGCCGGCCCACCGAGCGTCCAAGCAGACCACGCATAGTGTTATTCGGGCGCACCCTTCGCTAGAGTTCGGGGCGAGTTCTCACCAACGACGCCGCAGTGCCGATGCGTCAGTGGTCACGATCGTGCACGACACGATCGATACAGCCGCCCGGCCCTCTCGGGGCCGGCGGGGGCAGAAGTCCAGTCACCCCGGTCGTCTCTGACCGGGGTGACTGCGTTTTCGCAGTGACAGGACTGCGTTTTCGCCGGGGGGACGGGATGGGTCTAGGTTGACGCAATCGCGTTGCGCCGACCCGGGACCGGTCGGTGGCGATGCGTCGACAGACGAAAGGGACCAGCATGTATCCAGGCCGTTGGGCAAGTGAACGACCCGAGCATCCAGCCGTGGTGATGGCGGGGTCGGGCCAGACCCAGACCTATGCCGAACTCGACGCCCGCTCGAATCAGCTGGCGCACGTGTTCCGCGAGCTCGGGATCGAGCGTGGCGGGCACATTGCGATCTTCATGGAGAACCAGATCCGATTCATGGAGGTGTGCTGGGCCGCTCTGCGGTCTGGGATCTACGTCACTGCGATCAACTCCTACCTGTCGGCGCCCGAGGTTGCCTACGTCATCGACGACTGCGACGCCGAGGCCGTCATCACGTCCCGAGCGAAGGCGGCGGTGGCCAGCGAGGTGCTGGCCGGTGACGATCGCCCCCCGAAGGTGCGAGCGTGGCTGATGGCCACCGGCGACGGAAAAGCGCCGCCGGAAGGTTTCGACGACTATGACGACACGATCGCGTCACGCCCGGCCGACAAGATCGCCGACGAATCCAACGGCACGATCATGTTGTACAGCTCCGGAACCACCGGCCGTCCGAAGGGCATCCTGCGCCCGCTGCCGACCGTGCCCGTCGAAGAGGGCGATCCCCGCTCGGCGGCCATTCCCGTCACCTATCGGTATCGCCCCGACATGGTCTATCTGTCCCCGGCGCCGATGTACCACGCCGCGCCGCTCGCCTTCTCCCTGGCGGTGCACCGTGCCGGGGGCACGCTCGTCATCATGGAGAAGTTCGACGAGCGCAACGCGTTGGCCGCGATCGATACCTACGGGGTCACCCACAGCCAGTGGGTGCCGACGATGTTCGTCCGCATGCTGAAGTTGAGCGACGACGAGCGAGCGGCCTACGACCTGTCGACCCTGGAGATCGCCATCCACGCTGCCGCTCCCTGCCCGGTGCCGGTCAAGCACCAGATGATCGAGTGGTGGGGCCCGGTGCTCTACGAGTACTACGCCGGAACCGAGGGCATCGGCTCGACCTTCATCGACTCCGAGGAGTGGTTGACCAAACCGGGCTCGGTTGGTCGGTGTCGGCAGGGCGTGCTCCACATCGTCGACCCCGAGGGCAACGACCTGCCGGCGGGGGAGACCGGCGGGGTCTACTTCAGCGGCAACGCCGAATTCGAGTACCACAAGGCACCGGAGAAGACCCAGGAGTCACGCCTCGACGGCGGGCGGGTCACCCTCGGCGACGTCGGCTACGTCGACGAGGACGGCTACCTCTTCCTCACCGACCGGAAGGCCTTCATGATCATCTCCGGCGGGGTCAACATCTACCCGCAGGAGGTCGAGGACTGCCTGATCGTGCACCCGGCAGTCGCCGATGTCGCCGTGTTCGGCATTCCCGACGACGTCATGGGCGAGGCGGTGAAGGCGGCCGTGCAGCTTCGGCCGGGCCAGACGGCGGGACCCGACACCGAGCGTGAGTTGCTCGACTACGTGCGGGAGCGGATCGCTCACTACAAGGTGCCCCGTTCGATCGACTTCCATGATGAGCTGCCTCGCCTGCCGACCGGCAAGCTCTACAAGCGCCTGCTCCGCGACGAGTATTGGGGCAAGAAGGGTTCGAGCATCGTCTGACTCGACAGCGAGCCCGGAACGTGAACGATCCGTTTCGAGCCGACCGGGTCGACACGCCGCCGGTAGGTTTGGCGCCATGAGCGCTGCCGAGGACCGTCGAAGCACCGATCGCCAGAACACCGAGCTGCGGAACGACATCCGGCGTCTCGGTGAACAGCTCGGCCACGCCGTCGCTCGTCAGGAAGGTCGCGACTTCCTGGATCTGGTCGAGGAAGTGCGCGTGCTCGCTCGTCGCCTGCGTCGTGACGGCGACGCCGACGCCGGTGCGGAACTCTCCGACGTCCTGGCGAACGCGTCGCTCATCGACGCGATCCGCCTGGTTCGGGCCTTCACGACCTACTTCCACCTGGCGAACGTTGCCGAGCAGGTGCATCGCATCGACGACCTCAATACGAAGAAGGAGGGTGTCGGCCGATTCGAAGCGACCGTCGACGACTTGATCGGTCGTGGCTTCACATCGGAGCAGATCCAGGCGGCGCTGGCGAAGACCGCGTTGCGCCCGGTCTTCACCGCTCACCCCACCGAGGCGTCGCGTCGGTCGATGCTCGACAAACTCGCCGAGATCGCGACCCTGATCGAGCGTCGGGGCTCGGATCGAGTGACCACCTCGGAGCGCCGTCGGATCGACCGTCGGATCGATGAGCTGCTCGACGCCATGTGGCAGACCGATGAGATCCGGCGGGAGCGGCCCAGTCCGCTCGATGAGTCCCGAACGATGATCTACTACCTCGATCAGATCGTGCGCGCCGGCCTCCCGCAGCTGTGGAGCGACATGGCGCTGGCGCTCGAGCGGATTGGTATCGACCGCCAGGTCAACCTCGCACCGGTCGTGTTCGGCAGCTGGGTCGGTGGCGACCGCGACGGGAACCCCAACGTCACGCCCGCCACCACCGAGGCCGTCGTCGAACTCCACCGGGCGCGAGCGCTCCGGATCCTGCGCGACGAGGTCGAGGGGCTTCGTGCCGAGCTCAGCCCATCCGAGGTCGTCCGGCCGGCGTCCGACGAACTGGTGGCGGCCGTCGAGGCCGACCGTCTTCGCTTCCCCGAGGTGTTCCGCCGGATCGGTCGGATCAACGACGGCGAGTGGTACCGACTGCGCTTGGCCGTCGTGCTGTTTCGTCTCGACGAGACTCGACGAGATCCTTCGGCCAGCCGGGCCTACGCCCGCCCGCAGGAGCTCATGGCCGATCTCGACATGATCGATCGTTCCCTGCGGGCGCACGACGGCAGTCTGATGGCCGACGGCCGGCTCGCCCGAGTCCGCAGCATCCTCGCCACGATCGGCTTCACCCTGGCGGCACTCGACATTCGTGAGCATGCGAAGCGCCACCATGCCTCACTCGGTGAGCTGTTCCGCTCCACCGGCATCACCTATCCCGACGACCGGGGCGCAAGAACGGCGCTGCTGCTGAGCGAGCTGACCTCACGTCGCCCGCTGGCCCCGCCCGGATCGCATGCCGCCGACGATGATCCGCTCCAGCTGTTCAGGGTGCTGCGCACGCTGCTCGACGAACACGGCGACGAGCTCGTGCAGAGCTACATCGTGTCGATGACCGAGGGCGTCGACGACATCCTCGCTCCGGTACTCCTCGCCCGGGAAGTTGGCTTGCTCGACCCAGCGACTGGGGTGTCCCGTCTCGGCTTCGTGCCGCTGTTCGAAACCATCGACGACCTGCGCAGTATCGGCGACACGATGCGGCAGCTCCTCGGGATCAGCGCCTATCGGCGGATGGTCGAGCTGCGGGGCGGTCTGCAGGAGGTCATGGTCGGCTACTCGGACTCGAACAAGGACGGGGGCATCGCGACCTCACAGTGGGAGATCCACAAGGCGCTGCGTGAGATCCGCACCGTGTCCGCCGAGACCGGCGTACGGATCCGGGTGTTCCACGGCCGCGGCGGCACCGTCGGCCGGGGCGGCGGTCCCACGCACGAGTCGATCCTGTCGCAACCTTCGGGGGTGATCGACGGCGAGGTGAAGATCACCGAGCAGGGCGAGGTGATCGCCGACAAGTACGGGCGACCCGACATCGCTCACCGCAACCTGGACCTGGCGCTGAGTGCGGTGCTCGAGGCCACCGTGGCCCAGCAGGCGCCCCGACACGACCCGTCGCACATTGCTCGGTGGTCCGAGGTGATGGAGCAGCTCTCCGACGCCTCGTATCGGACCTACCGTTCCTTCGTCGAAGAGCCCGCGCTACCGATCTACTTCGCCACCTCGACCCCGGTCGAGGAGCTCGGCGGCATGAACATCGGATCGCGGCCGGCACGGCGCTCGGCCGGCTCGAGCGACGGTGGACCGAGCCTCGCCGACCTGCGGGCCATTCCCTGGGTTTTCGGCTGGACCCAGAGCCGCCAGATCATCCCCGGCTGGTTCGGCGTGGGTTCAGGCCTTCGGGCGGTGCGCGAGGAGGGCGGCGGTGACGCGCTTGCCGAGATGTTCGCCGAGTGGACGTTCTTCCAGACCTTTCTGGCCAATGTCGAGATGACCATGGCCAAGACCGACCTCGGCATTGCCCGGCGCTACGTCGATGCGCTGGTCGATCCGGCCCATCATCACCTGTTCG
This window encodes:
- a CDS encoding tRNA(Ile)-lysidine synthetase; the encoded protein is MKCRVCRGPAIIDLRRHNANFCGEHFIKFCHDQVAKAIKDFSMCEPDDRLLVAVSGGKDSLAVWDMLTAMGYEADGLYIGLGIGEYSDVSGHYVRQFAEERQLRLIEIDLRDAYGYDVPTAAAVTKRVPCSACGLSKRHLFDAAAVDGGYDAVVTGHNLDDEAAVLYGNVMRWQTPYLARQRPVLAARKGFPRKIKPLVRLGEREMAAYCVIRGIDYQVEECPMAAGNKHLHYKEILNTQEAASPGSKAAFYFGFLRDAVDRFDDDPADHSLGTCERCGSPASSEVCSFCRLVERTEGAAPVPVDMPKVKAAGVPAATIDPTPSDPVLSDPTASDGVPT
- the ppc gene encoding phosphoenolpyruvate carboxylase, which encodes MSAAEDRRSTDRQNTELRNDIRRLGEQLGHAVARQEGRDFLDLVEEVRVLARRLRRDGDADAGAELSDVLANASLIDAIRLVRAFTTYFHLANVAEQVHRIDDLNTKKEGVGRFEATVDDLIGRGFTSEQIQAALAKTALRPVFTAHPTEASRRSMLDKLAEIATLIERRGSDRVTTSERRRIDRRIDELLDAMWQTDEIRRERPSPLDESRTMIYYLDQIVRAGLPQLWSDMALALERIGIDRQVNLAPVVFGSWVGGDRDGNPNVTPATTEAVVELHRARALRILRDEVEGLRAELSPSEVVRPASDELVAAVEADRLRFPEVFRRIGRINDGEWYRLRLAVVLFRLDETRRDPSASRAYARPQELMADLDMIDRSLRAHDGSLMADGRLARVRSILATIGFTLAALDIREHAKRHHASLGELFRSTGITYPDDRGARTALLLSELTSRRPLAPPGSHAADDDPLQLFRVLRTLLDEHGDELVQSYIVSMTEGVDDILAPVLLAREVGLLDPATGVSRLGFVPLFETIDDLRSIGDTMRQLLGISAYRRMVELRGGLQEVMVGYSDSNKDGGIATSQWEIHKALREIRTVSAETGVRIRVFHGRGGTVGRGGGPTHESILSQPSGVIDGEVKITEQGEVIADKYGRPDIAHRNLDLALSAVLEATVAQQAPRHDPSHIARWSEVMEQLSDASYRTYRSFVEEPALPIYFATSTPVEELGGMNIGSRPARRSAGSSDGGPSLADLRAIPWVFGWTQSRQIIPGWFGVGSGLRAVREEGGGDALAEMFAEWTFFQTFLANVEMTMAKTDLGIARRYVDALVDPAHHHLFEVVAAEHALTVDELTLVTGRELLGDLPILRRTLGVRAVYLDPLHVLQIDLLARSRAMEATGAADDDDTRRLRRALLLTVNGVAAGMRNTG
- a CDS encoding tRNA (adenine-N1)-methyltransferase, which translates into the protein MTARSNELSVGELVLIIDNRDRRHLITLAADGAFHSHAGVLDHSKMLGQPEGCEVATTKGQKFRVFRPTLEEFILSMPRGAQVIYPKDLGPMMMLADIAPGMKVFESGIGSGALSMTLLRAGADIVGYELREDFAARAKKNVETFLGPEVLDRYQIEIRSAYESIDGNDFDRVMLDLPEPWQVVPHAEMALKPGGVFMAYTPSITQASRLREALAHTRFTEMKTLEVLNRGWHIEGQAVRPDHRMVAHTAFLTRARLLAPTAGPPSVQADHA
- a CDS encoding AMP-binding protein; its protein translation is MYPGRWASERPEHPAVVMAGSGQTQTYAELDARSNQLAHVFRELGIERGGHIAIFMENQIRFMEVCWAALRSGIYVTAINSYLSAPEVAYVIDDCDAEAVITSRAKAAVASEVLAGDDRPPKVRAWLMATGDGKAPPEGFDDYDDTIASRPADKIADESNGTIMLYSSGTTGRPKGILRPLPTVPVEEGDPRSAAIPVTYRYRPDMVYLSPAPMYHAAPLAFSLAVHRAGGTLVIMEKFDERNALAAIDTYGVTHSQWVPTMFVRMLKLSDDERAAYDLSTLEIAIHAAAPCPVPVKHQMIEWWGPVLYEYYAGTEGIGSTFIDSEEWLTKPGSVGRCRQGVLHIVDPEGNDLPAGETGGVYFSGNAEFEYHKAPEKTQESRLDGGRVTLGDVGYVDEDGYLFLTDRKAFMIISGGVNIYPQEVEDCLIVHPAVADVAVFGIPDDVMGEAVKAAVQLRPGQTAGPDTERELLDYVRERIAHYKVPRSIDFHDELPRLPTGKLYKRLLRDEYWGKKGSSIV
- a CDS encoding LON peptidase substrate-binding domain-containing protein, which encodes MSSRLPQFPLGSVLLPTMLLPLHVFEPRYRRLVADVGDDGQFGVVLIERGSEVGVGGENVRASIGVVAKILRRETLADGRSTMLCVGTDRFRVTTWLDDDPYPIAEIEWLPDLEGAPCSDDAVATMYENFHLCRSVFERHGINTGPAPSFDPDPAVASFEVAALSPLGELDRYNLLRVRSASERVALLGEQLEASAATLEFRLSS
- a CDS encoding MoaD/ThiS family protein, yielding MRILLRNPSREIELDGPMSVVKLLRQLEVQRESVLVIREGTLVPGDAVLADTDTVEIRPVISGGSV